In a genomic window of Vanessa tameamea isolate UH-Manoa-2023 chromosome 31, ilVanTame1 primary haplotype, whole genome shotgun sequence:
- the LOC113391356 gene encoding uncharacterized protein LOC113391356 isoform X1: MHVFSRVEMWCRRQAAAAILPLLLAGWLTGESSEALTTFGKSNTQPPKEVAPTAPPARQCNRQAECAGISSSSCVRTHYDPVTRCLCGDNLPPVNGQCEAVTKVLYHVCANSDECNDGLICGTPNITGSAPAHLRVHSPQDKICLCDTESGYREKEHTCSDADILNTSIIAVIFVTCLRKMLVN, translated from the exons ATGCATGTCTTTTCGCGCGTCGAGATGTGGTGCAGGCGTCAAGCTGCGGCGGCCATTTTGCCGTTGCTGTTAGCTGGTTGGTTGACTGGCGAATCATCGGAAGCGTTGACTACATTTGGAAAAAGCAATACGCAACCACCGAAAGAAGTCGCACCAACGGCTCCACCAG cTCGACAGTGCAACCGCCAAGCCGAATGCGCTGGGATTAGCAGCTCTTCATGCGTCAGGACGCATTATGATCCCGTCACAAGATGTCTGTGTGGAGACAACCTGCCTCCAGTGAATGGGCAGTGTGAAGCGGTTACAAAAG TCCTTTACCACGTGTGCGCAAACAGTGACGAATGCAACGACGGCCTCATTTGCGGAACACCCAACATCACCGGCTCTGCGCCAGCTCATCTTCGCGTCCACTCGCCACAGGATAAGATATGTCTGTGCGACACCGAGAGCGGCTACAGGGAAAAGGAACACACGTGTAGtg atgcGGACATCCTTAACACATCAATAATCGCCGTGATCTTCGTAACCTGCTTAAGGAAAATGCTCGTCAACTAA
- the LOC113391355 gene encoding protein HGH1 homolog, whose translation MAKDPLDEMIQFLKPQARIDLKHIALDHLLGLSGTEDGINVLLKNEKIIQSIIELTNDKVDEINKNALLLLVNVTANTTGASEIIKYKPSYKNVIEIFIGYVLDQQKKDADAVCMILSNITRQENIVEECLDSFMPHLNDLLNVFVNLDYNKKGSKLHYLAPMFSNLSCSPRIRKWLTEENPYVPLLKLLPFCNYEQSVILRGGVIGTIRNLSFDTKYHDFLLSNDLELLTYLLSPLMGNEDYPDDEMDKLPIALQYLPKEKQRDADVDIRKMIIETLNQLCAQRKGREILRDNGVYYVLRENHKWEKDPNILLACENVVDILIQKEDEVGAEDLTTVEIPEDMTEKFQKMDEEYINSVK comes from the coding sequence atggCAAAAGATCCACTAGACGAAATGATACAGTTCCTAAAACCGCAAGCACGAATTGACTTAAAGCACATTGCTTTGGATCATTTACTGGGTCTGTCTGGTACAGAGGACGgaattaatgttttgttaaagaACGAAAAAATTATACAGAGTATCATTGAATTAACTAATGATAAAGTGgatgaaattaacaaaaacgcGTTACTATTACTTGTTAATGTTACAGCAAACACAACAGGCGCTTCtgagataattaaatacaaaccgTCTTACAAAAatgtcattgaaatatttataggttATGTTCTCGATCAACAAAAAAAAGACGCGGACGCCGTTTGTATGATACTATCCAATATCACAAGGCAAGAAAATATAGTTGAAGAATGTCTCGACTCATTTATGCCTCACTTAAATgacttattaaatgttttcgttaacttagattataataaaaaaggatcGAAATTACATTACTTGGCGCCTATGTTTAGTAATCTAAGCTGTTCCCCAAGAATACGTAAGTGGTTAACAGAAGAAAATCCTTATGTACCTTTACTAAAACTTTTACCATTCTGCAACTATGAACAATCAGTTATACTCAGAGGTGGTGTTATTGGAACAATAAGGAACTTGTCATTTGACACTAAATATCACGACTTCCTCTTAAGTAATGATTTAGAGTTACTTACGTATTTGCTATCACCATTGATGGGTAATGAAGATTATCCTGACGATGAAATGGATAAATTGCCGATAGCTCTACAATATTTACCAAAAGAGAAACAACGGGATGCCGACGTTGATATACGTAAGATGATAATTGAGACGTTAAATCAGTTATGTGCACAGCGTAAAGGCAGAGAAATATTAAGGGATAACggtgtttattatgttttacgTGAAAATCATAAATGGGAGAAAGATCCTAACATATTGCTCGCTTGTGAGAAtgttgttgatattttaattcaaaaggaAGACGAGGTTGGGGCCGAGGATTTAACGACGGTGGAAATCCCTGAAGACATGACGGAGAAGTTCCAGAAAATGGatgaagaatatataaatagtgttaaataa
- the LOC113391357 gene encoding gametocyte-specific factor 1-like has product MADPAPRQMVSCPYNKSHQLEHYRMHIHLQKCRKQHLNCNKVTCPFDSTHVVNDVELDYHVSVCPKREMLDSQMYVMDNDYRPAVEVQPPPVVTYEENWDDFNTTSYIPDPAKKGSHIITKIRGATPSERRKARMQGIANFKPLE; this is encoded by the exons ATGGCCGACCCAGCTCCACGCCAAATGGTATCATGTCCCTACAACAAGTCACATCAGTTGGAGCACTATCGTATGCACATTCACCTGCAGAAATGTAGGAAACAACACCTAAATTGCAACAAAGTTACGTGTCCCTTCGACTCAACGCATGTCGTAAATGACGTGGAGCTAGAT TATCACGTGAGTGTCTGCCCCAAGAGAGAGATGTTGGACAGCCAGATGTATGTTATGGATAACGATTACCGCCCAGCCGTGGAAGTGCAGCCTCCGCCAGTGGTCACGTATGAGGAGAACTGGGACGAT TTCAATACAACATCTTACATACCAGACCCAGCTAAGAAAGGGTcacatattattacaaagatcAGAGGTGCAACGCCGTCCGAGAGGCGGAAGGCAAGGATGCAGGGTATTGCAAATTTCAAACCTCTAGAATAA